In Pseudofrankia saprophytica, one genomic interval encodes:
- the murJ gene encoding murein biosynthesis integral membrane protein MurJ translates to MALGTIASRATGFLRTIAVAVALGTGAVGEAYNVANTIPNIVYDLLIGGILTSVVVPVLVRASKEDPDGGDRFASSLLTLMILLLGGATILGMVLAPEIVARYIGHPGPERDLGAQMLRWFMPQILCYGIGATVGAILNVRGSFAAPMFTPVLNNLAVIATCVAFTYVISGPRPPQVTGPKTITGTQTAVLAGGTTLGVVLMTIALLPSLRKVGFRYRPRLDLSHPGLRSALRLAGWTVLWVLVSQAGYVVITRLSTAVTANVIYAYGYQLFQLPYAIIGVSVITALLPRMSAHAADGKRALVLDDLSTATRLSLTAIVPAALFLLALGRPIAVAVFNHGAVEHDSAVAIGDTLSAFAVALVPFSVFQLHLRVFYAHQDSRTPSLVNIGVVAINVLAAVVLSHLLPPEHRAIALALAFNVGYLAGLCVTVALLRRRLGGMDGDRVIATLARIGVAAGIGAAAASAVAHGLRDVLGDGLLGSFTAVFVGALVGLPLFVGTVTRMGLPEVRALTRMVSRRFSRG, encoded by the coding sequence ATGGCGCTCGGCACCATCGCCTCGCGGGCGACCGGCTTCCTGCGCACCATCGCGGTCGCGGTCGCGCTCGGCACCGGGGCGGTCGGTGAGGCCTACAACGTCGCGAACACGATCCCGAACATCGTCTACGACCTGCTGATCGGCGGCATCCTCACCAGCGTCGTCGTGCCGGTCCTGGTCCGGGCCTCCAAGGAGGACCCGGACGGCGGTGACCGGTTCGCCTCGTCGCTGCTGACGCTGATGATCCTGCTGCTCGGCGGGGCGACGATCCTCGGCATGGTCCTGGCGCCCGAGATAGTCGCCCGCTACATCGGCCATCCGGGTCCGGAGCGTGACCTCGGCGCCCAGATGCTGCGCTGGTTCATGCCGCAGATCCTCTGCTACGGCATCGGCGCGACGGTCGGCGCGATCCTCAATGTGCGTGGCTCGTTCGCGGCGCCGATGTTCACGCCGGTCCTGAACAACCTCGCCGTCATCGCCACCTGCGTCGCCTTCACCTACGTGATCTCCGGGCCGCGGCCGCCGCAGGTCACCGGCCCGAAGACGATCACCGGCACGCAGACCGCGGTGCTCGCGGGCGGCACGACGCTCGGCGTCGTGCTGATGACGATCGCGTTGCTCCCGTCACTGCGCAAGGTCGGTTTCCGCTACCGCCCGCGGCTGGATCTCTCCCACCCCGGACTACGCAGCGCGCTTCGGCTCGCCGGTTGGACGGTCCTCTGGGTGCTCGTCAGCCAGGCCGGCTACGTGGTCATCACCCGGCTGTCGACCGCCGTCACCGCCAACGTCATCTACGCCTACGGCTACCAGCTCTTCCAGCTCCCGTACGCGATCATCGGCGTTTCCGTGATCACCGCGCTGCTGCCGCGGATGAGCGCGCACGCCGCCGACGGGAAGCGCGCCCTGGTGCTCGACGACCTGTCGACGGCGACCCGGCTGAGCCTCACCGCGATCGTTCCGGCGGCGCTGTTCCTGCTGGCGCTGGGCCGCCCCATCGCGGTGGCCGTGTTCAACCACGGCGCCGTCGAGCACGACTCGGCGGTCGCCATCGGCGACACGCTCTCGGCCTTCGCCGTAGCCCTGGTGCCGTTCTCCGTGTTCCAGCTGCACCTGCGGGTCTTCTACGCCCATCAGGACAGCCGGACGCCATCGCTGGTGAACATCGGTGTGGTGGCGATCAACGTGCTGGCCGCGGTGGTGCTGAGCCATCTCCTGCCACCGGAGCACCGGGCGATCGCGCTGGCGCTCGCCTTCAACGTCGGCTACCTGGCCGGGCTGTGCGTGACGGTCGCGCTGCTGCGCCGCCGGCTCGGCGGGATGGACGGCGACCGGGTGATCGCGACGCTCGCCCGGATCGGCGTCGCCGCCGGCATCGGCGCGGCGGCGGCCAGCGCCGTCGCCCACGGGCTGCGCGACGTCCTCGGCGACGGGCTCCTCGGCTCCTTCACCGCGGTGTTCGTCGGCGCGCTGGTCGGCCTGCCCCTGTTCGTCGGGACGGTCACGCGGATGGGCCTCCCCGAGGTCAGGGCGCTGACGCGGATGGTCTCCCGACGTTTCAGCCGGGGCTGA